The Gemmatimonadaceae bacterium genome contains the following window.
TGACGATCTCCGGCAACCGCGAGACGGTCTCGGTGATGAGCAGGGTGTTGGTCTTCTCGTCGTGCGTCACCACGCCGCGGCCACAGGCCGGGCTGGCGGGCGTCGGGCTCGCGCCGCCCGGGGCAGCGCCCTCGGCCCCGGTGGTGGCATCGACCACCGTGCTGGTCGCGCCCACCGAGCCGGAAGAGCAGGCGGCGATGAGCTGGCGGATGGTCGTCGCGAGCGTCGCGGCCTTGGCGTAGTTCACCGGCACCAGCTGGGTAACCAGCGGCTCGGCAGCCACGCGGGCGGCGAGGTTCTGATAGCTATCGATCGTGATGATGCCCGTGGAGTCCTCGACCGCCTGGAGGCCGTTGGCCTGCAGTATCTTCGAGAGCGCAATGTCCCAGGGCTGGTTGACGATCTCGGTGAAGCGCACCGTACCGGTGACCGAGGATCCGGTCACGAACGTGCGCCGCGAGAACTCCGAGAAGGTCGCGATCACGTCGTGGATGTCGCGATTGGCGAAGGTCACCGTGATGCGTTCCTGCTGCGACTGCTGCGCGCGGGCCAACGCAGCGGACTCGAAGCGCGGGCCGCGGGCCGCGGGGGCAGTCTCGGGCTCCACGGGCACATCGCGCACGGCGGCCGCTCCGGCCGACCATGGCGCGAAGTCGTCGCTCCCACGGACCGAAATGCGGATCTCCGTGTTGCTACGCACGACCGAGTACTCGCGGGGTGCGTCGAGATCGAGCACGAGGCGGACCACGTCGCTCTCGAACTGCGCGAGGCGCACATTCCGGATGCCCGCGCGGTTCACGCGGTCATAGGTCGGCGCGCGCAGGTCCAGTGTGGCGCCCTTGAGGTCCACGACGATGCGGTGCGGCGACTCCAGGATGAAGTCGCTGACGCTGACCGCACCGTCGAAGCTGAGCACGACGTCCGCGCGTCCGGCCCCCGGCACGACGGTCACGGCCGTCACGGTGGCGGTGGCCTCCGCGGGCGCCGGCGCCGCGTGGGCGGCCGTCGCACCGAACAGGAGTGCGCTGGCCACGATGGGGGCCAGCATCCGATATCGCCTCATGGCGTCCTACCTCCCCGAGTGGGCACGGTGATCGACAGCACTTCCTGTCGTGTAAATCCGAATTCGTCGATGGCCAACGCAACCTCGCGCTGGCGGATGGCCGACACCCGCATGCGGCCGAACACGCTGCCGACCCGCACGCGGTAGATCTCGTTGCTTGAGACGTCCTTCAGGGTCGCGACGGAACTGCGGCCCGCGGGATCGAAGATGATGCCGACGACCTCGAGGTCCGCGAGCAGCGGACGGATATCGCCGCTGGCGATCAGCGAGGCGAATGGATCGCGGCGCCCGCTACGCGGATACGCGTAGACCTCGCGGTTGAAGACCACGTTCCCGCTGGAGTCCCGGACCACGTTCGCCGTGGAGACCTTGGCCTTGGTTGGCGCGGCCGGTTGTCCCCTGCGACCCTGCGCATTGCCGAGCAGGGGCAGGACGATGGCCACCGCTGCCACGGCGAGGATGGCGTGCCGAGCGTTCACTGGCTACCTCCCGGCGCTTCCGCCTTCACGACGTAGGTCTGCAGGTCGAACGTCGCGTTCAGCGACTGCGAGCCCGGACCGGTCGCCGCGCTGACCGCCGTCGACGGCTGCAGCGACAGGTTCACCGGCGCGATGATGCGGCGCAGCGACCCGATTGCCGAGAGCAACTCGCCAATCTGATGGTACTGGCCAGTGATCTGCATCTGGTAGCGATAGGTGTCGAACTCCTCGCCCTGCACCACGGGGCCCGGCACGAAGCTCCCGACATCCATCCCCGTACGCCGCGCGGCGCCGACGATCTGGTCGAGCAGCGCCGGCACCTCGTTGCCCGCCGGGATCAGCGTGCGGATCAGCTCGAGGTTGTCGCGCAGCAGCTTGGCCTCGGCCTCCATCTCCTCGGCAGTGCCGCGGGCGAGCAGCGTGCGCGCCCGCTGGTTCGACGCCTCAAGCTTCTCGAGCCGGGCCCGCGTGGCCTCGAGCTCGATACCCTTGGGTTCGTAGACGAAGTACCAGTACAGGCCACCGAGGGCGATCCCGACGATGCCCACGATCAGCATGATCTGGTCGCGTTGGTTGGTTGGCAATCCGGCCATGGCTTACCTCACCGCGATCGAAAGGGGGACCGTGCGGATCGCGGTCGCATCCGGCTTCTCGAACTGCATGTCGAGCTGGAACTGCCGCACTTCCTTGCCGTCGGTCGTCGCCTGGTCCGTGGGACCGAGGGTGACGTTGGCGAGGAAGGGCGATGCCTCGAGTTGGCGCATGAAGATCGTCACGGCCTGGATATCCACCGTGTATGCGATGACGCGGATGCTCAGCGGCGGCACCTCGCCCGAGGCAGCCAGTTCCGGCGTGATCGGCGCGGTCGACGAGGCCTGCGTCACCGAGCGTAGCCA
Protein-coding sequences here:
- a CDS encoding AMIN domain-containing protein is translated as MRRYRMLAPIVASALLFGATAAHAAPAPAEATATVTAVTVVPGAGRADVVLSFDGAVSVSDFILESPHRIVVDLKGATLDLRAPTYDRVNRAGIRNVRLAQFESDVVRLVLDLDAPREYSVVRSNTEIRISVRGSDDFAPWSAGAAAVRDVPVEPETAPAARGPRFESAALARAQQSQQERITVTFANRDIHDVIATFSEFSRRTFVTGSSVTGTVRFTEIVNQPWDIALSKILQANGLQAVEDSTGIITIDSYQNLAARVAAEPLVTQLVPVNYAKAATLATTIRQLIAACSSGSVGATSTVVDATTGAEGAAPGGASPTPASPACGRGVVTHDEKTNTLLITETVSRLPEIVSYVRDLDVRTPQVAIKAKIIAVDRTATEELGLSYDFGNPTSFFNTLLSRGTPGELQVDLGGDAFIGVTNANRTFGSTAALSLVYNTVIGGSNISAFLDALSSQNLSDVQAEPSTTTIDNRQATLFAGTEIAFLLTPPAVPGQIQAIAPVIQRQRVGITLEVTPHVTSNRQITMEINASQQTLLGITVAGPEISERTATNEVLVGDGETAVIAGLTQTQVSRLESGIPILMKLPFIGRLFRETRVVERKQDLLILVTPHIVDEGEVVRPSSMP
- the pilO gene encoding type 4a pilus biogenesis protein PilO; the encoded protein is MAGLPTNQRDQIMLIVGIVGIALGGLYWYFVYEPKGIELEATRARLEKLEASNQRARTLLARGTAEEMEAEAKLLRDNLELIRTLIPAGNEVPALLDQIVGAARRTGMDVGSFVPGPVVQGEEFDTYRYQMQITGQYHQIGELLSAIGSLRRIIAPVNLSLQPSTAVSAATGPGSQSLNATFDLQTYVVKAEAPGGSQ